In Halorientalis sp. LT38, a genomic segment contains:
- a CDS encoding alpha-1 4-glucan-protein synthase — translation MTEDVCVIVPTIREFECMRAYFENARDHGFDLDRLHVTLVTEDFCDTEEMRAMLDEEGVSGRVFDGSDREAWFERQGLSEYADLIPAASHAQTSFGLLYLWANDFEYGLFIDDDTLPHPDFDFFGSHFENLAFEGTVESVGSDESWVNVLYQNVDEHGLYPRGYPYSAMDEEIEIGEAEVDDVVASQGLWTNVPDLDAVRILMDGDLQGQAQTRTSTDDYDGNFVAERGDYLTVCSMNLAFRREVVPAFYQLPMDDNEWDVGRFDDIWSGLFLKRACDVLDKRIINGYPLCEHNKAPRSTFGDLNNEVPGLELNEHVWEIVDEVGGDADTYAGVMAAMADALAEGDFDYENDAFLNFCGEYMRDWLACLEELQPGTVTDPVPATADD, via the coding sequence ATGACCGAGGACGTTTGCGTAATCGTGCCGACGATTCGGGAGTTCGAGTGCATGCGGGCGTACTTCGAGAACGCACGCGACCACGGGTTCGACCTCGACCGCCTCCACGTGACGCTGGTCACGGAGGACTTCTGTGACACCGAGGAGATGCGGGCGATGCTGGACGAAGAGGGTGTGTCCGGCCGCGTCTTCGACGGCAGCGACCGCGAGGCCTGGTTCGAACGCCAGGGCCTCTCCGAGTACGCAGACCTCATTCCGGCGGCCAGCCACGCCCAGACGAGTTTCGGCCTCCTCTACCTGTGGGCCAACGACTTCGAGTACGGTCTGTTCATCGACGACGACACGCTCCCCCACCCGGACTTCGACTTCTTCGGTAGCCACTTCGAGAATCTCGCCTTCGAGGGCACCGTCGAGTCGGTCGGCTCCGACGAGTCCTGGGTGAACGTCCTCTACCAGAACGTCGACGAACACGGACTCTATCCCCGTGGCTATCCCTACAGCGCGATGGACGAGGAGATCGAGATCGGCGAGGCCGAGGTCGACGACGTGGTCGCTTCGCAGGGGCTCTGGACGAACGTCCCCGACCTCGACGCGGTCCGCATCCTGATGGACGGCGACCTGCAGGGCCAGGCCCAGACCCGAACCTCGACGGACGACTACGACGGCAACTTCGTCGCCGAGCGCGGCGACTACCTCACCGTCTGTTCGATGAACCTGGCCTTCCGCCGGGAGGTCGTCCCCGCGTTCTACCAGCTCCCGATGGACGACAACGAGTGGGACGTTGGCCGGTTCGACGACATCTGGAGCGGCCTGTTCCTCAAGCGCGCCTGCGACGTGCTCGACAAGCGCATTATCAACGGCTACCCGCTCTGCGAGCACAACAAGGCACCCCGCTCGACGTTCGGCGACCTGAACAACGAGGTCCCCGGGCTGGAACTGAACGAACACGTCTGGGAGATCGTCGACGAGGTCGGCGGCGACGCCGACACCTACGCCGGCGTGATGGCCGCGATGGCCGACGCGCTCGCCGAGGGCGACTTCGACTACGAGAACGACGCCTTCCTGAACTTCTGCGGCGAGTACATGCGCGACTGGCTCGCCTGTCTCGAGGAGCTCCAGCCCGGCACCGTCACGGACCCCGTCCCCGCGACGGCGGACGACTGA
- a CDS encoding beta-ketoacyl-ACP reductase, producing MLENQTCVVTGASRGIGRGIAEELGRHGANVVVNYRSSEAAAHEVADAVDEAGGNGVPLQADVSDADEVDAMADRVRELYGPADVLVNNAGITIDKKFENMTKSDWETVMDVNLGGVFNATNAFFEDLKRADDGRLINISSVVGQQGNYGQANYAATKSGLFGFTRTLALELASSGSTANCVAPGFVETDMLDEVPERVQQKILDRIPLSRFATVDDVAGIVRFLAGPDSGYMTGQVLAVNGGMEW from the coding sequence ATGCTCGAAAATCAGACCTGTGTGGTAACCGGTGCATCGAGGGGTATCGGCCGCGGTATCGCCGAAGAGTTGGGCCGCCACGGCGCGAACGTCGTCGTCAACTACCGGTCCTCGGAGGCGGCGGCCCACGAGGTCGCCGACGCGGTGGACGAGGCGGGCGGCAACGGCGTCCCGCTCCAGGCCGACGTCTCCGACGCCGACGAAGTCGACGCGATGGCCGACCGCGTTCGGGAACTCTACGGCCCGGCGGACGTGCTCGTCAACAACGCCGGGATCACGATCGACAAGAAGTTCGAGAACATGACCAAGTCGGACTGGGAGACGGTCATGGACGTCAACCTGGGCGGCGTCTTCAACGCGACCAACGCCTTCTTCGAAGACCTGAAACGCGCCGACGACGGCCGCCTGATCAACATCTCGTCGGTCGTCGGCCAGCAGGGCAACTACGGGCAGGCCAACTACGCCGCGACCAAGTCCGGCCTGTTCGGCTTCACGCGCACGCTCGCGCTCGAACTGGCGTCCTCCGGCTCCACCGCCAACTGCGTCGCCCCGGGGTTCGTCGAGACCGACATGCTCGACGAGGTGCCAGAGCGCGTCCAGCAGAAGATCCTCGACCGCATCCCGCTCAGCCGCTTCGCGACGGTCGACGACGTCGCCGGCATCGTCCGCTTCCTGGCCGGTCCGGACTCCGGGTACATGACCGGACAGGTCCTGGCGGTCAACGGCGGGATGGAGTGGTGA
- a CDS encoding acyl-CoA carboxylase subunit beta, translating into MSQQEEPDSEQDTRSAIEELRERRREAELGGGEARIERQHEKGKMTARERVDYLLDDGTFREVDAFVEHRSQAFGMDEKQFPGDAVVTGYGEVDGRKIFVFAHDFTVLGGSVGETVADKICKVMDKAIENGVPVVGLNDSGGARIQEGVDSLVGFAKIFNRNTEASGLIPQISAIMGPCAGGATYSPALTDFTFMVQDTSHMFITGPDVIETVTGEQVSKAELGGAKTHATKSGVAHFAEQSEEAALDDIRKLLSYLPQNNMADPPRVQPWDDPTRQCDELVDIVPEEPRKPYDMNDVIDRIVDEDSFFEVHDGFARNVVTGFGRMDGRVVGVVANQPRVSAGTLDIDASEKAARFVRFCDSFNVPIVTLVDVPGFMPGTDQEHNGIIRRGAKLIYAYAEATVPLLSVVVRKAYGGAYIVMSSKFLGSDVNYAWPGAEMAVLGPRGAVNILYRKELAEADDPDARRQELIDEFREEFAHPYGPAKRGYLDDVIEPQQTRKRLIDDLELLERKREDTPPKDHGNIPL; encoded by the coding sequence ATGAGTCAGCAAGAGGAACCCGATTCCGAGCAAGACACGCGATCGGCGATCGAAGAACTCCGCGAGCGTCGCCGCGAGGCCGAACTCGGCGGCGGCGAGGCGCGCATCGAGCGCCAGCACGAGAAGGGAAAGATGACCGCCCGCGAGCGCGTCGACTACCTCCTCGACGACGGGACCTTCCGCGAGGTCGACGCGTTCGTCGAACACCGCTCGCAGGCCTTCGGCATGGACGAGAAGCAGTTTCCCGGGGACGCGGTCGTCACCGGCTACGGCGAGGTCGACGGGCGGAAGATCTTCGTCTTCGCCCACGATTTCACCGTCCTCGGCGGCTCCGTCGGCGAGACCGTCGCCGACAAGATCTGCAAGGTGATGGACAAGGCCATCGAGAACGGCGTGCCCGTCGTCGGCCTGAACGACTCCGGCGGCGCGCGCATCCAGGAGGGGGTCGATTCCCTCGTGGGCTTCGCCAAGATCTTCAACCGAAACACCGAGGCCTCCGGCCTGATTCCGCAGATCTCGGCGATCATGGGCCCCTGTGCCGGCGGCGCGACCTACTCGCCCGCGCTGACGGACTTCACGTTCATGGTCCAGGACACCAGCCACATGTTCATCACCGGCCCGGACGTCATCGAGACGGTCACCGGAGAGCAGGTCTCGAAGGCCGAACTCGGCGGCGCGAAGACCCACGCCACCAAGTCCGGCGTCGCGCACTTCGCCGAGCAGTCCGAGGAGGCGGCCCTCGACGACATCCGCAAACTCCTCTCCTACCTCCCGCAGAACAACATGGCCGACCCGCCGCGGGTCCAGCCCTGGGACGACCCCACCCGGCAGTGTGACGAACTCGTCGACATCGTCCCCGAGGAACCGCGCAAGCCCTACGACATGAACGACGTGATCGACCGGATCGTGGACGAGGACTCGTTCTTCGAGGTCCACGACGGCTTCGCGCGCAACGTCGTCACCGGGTTCGGTCGGATGGACGGCCGGGTCGTCGGCGTCGTCGCCAACCAGCCCCGCGTCTCGGCCGGGACGCTCGACATCGACGCCTCCGAGAAAGCCGCCCGGTTCGTCCGCTTCTGTGACTCCTTCAACGTCCCCATCGTCACCCTCGTCGACGTCCCCGGGTTCATGCCCGGTACCGACCAGGAGCACAACGGTATCATCCGCCGGGGCGCGAAACTCATCTACGCGTACGCGGAGGCGACGGTGCCACTGCTCTCGGTCGTCGTCCGGAAGGCCTACGGCGGGGCCTACATCGTCATGTCCTCGAAGTTCCTTGGCAGCGACGTCAATTACGCCTGGCCCGGCGCGGAGATGGCCGTCCTCGGCCCGCGCGGCGCGGTCAACATCCTCTACCGGAAGGAGTTGGCAGAAGCCGACGACCCCGACGCCCGCCGGCAGGAACTGATAGACGAGTTCCGCGAGGAGTTCGCCCACCCCTACGGGCCCGCGAAACGCGGGTACCTCGACGACGTGATCGAGCCCCAGCAGACGCGCAAACGACTGATCGACGACCTCGAACTGCTCGAGCGCAAGCGCGAGGACACGCCCCCCAAGGACCACGGCAACATCCCTCTATGA
- a CDS encoding winged helix-turn-helix domain-containing protein — protein MSLRYDAGDDAGPTPTEVLSAVDQPSRKNIVGTVVGHPKGMPSFKEIDHMNPSLASSTVSEHLDRLRAAGVVDVVRWTAEGRDATAPKAFYYLTDAAREILDRNGVFGEDGYRSVYEQVTLPEEIETHLHAERPAVDAATVDLN, from the coding sequence ATGTCCCTCCGCTACGACGCGGGCGACGACGCCGGGCCGACGCCGACGGAGGTCCTGTCGGCCGTCGACCAGCCCAGCCGAAAGAACATCGTCGGCACCGTCGTCGGCCACCCGAAGGGGATGCCCTCGTTCAAGGAAATCGACCACATGAACCCCTCGCTGGCCAGTTCCACGGTCTCGGAGCACCTCGACCGTCTCCGGGCCGCCGGCGTCGTCGACGTCGTCCGCTGGACCGCCGAGGGTCGGGACGCCACGGCTCCGAAGGCATTCTACTACCTCACCGACGCCGCCCGGGAAATCCTCGACCGGAACGGCGTCTTCGGCGAGGACGGCTACCGGTCCGTCTACGAGCAGGTGACGCTCCCGGAAGAGATCGAAACTCACCTGCACGCAGAGCGACCGGCGGTCGACGCCGCGACGGTCGACCTAAACTGA
- a CDS encoding ABC transporter ATP-binding protein produces the protein MGANTDAGQVDRSREIRSSVDDAAAADSHLFAEDLEVGYSSGEEPVVTCDRIDLPRGEITALVGPNGSGKSTLLKSLSNHLDPSAGSVVLDGASIHEYDQKELAQELGFLSQEHASPESISVEELIYHGRYPHRGFFESVSEDDRAAVERAIDLTGIDHLRDQHVGSLSGGQKQLVWIAMVLAQETDVLLLDEPTTFLDLHHQLQVLEVIRSLNEREDVTVGVVLHDIEQAARFADYVVALEDGSVYDWGPPREVVTEELLADVFDVDAAVTTDADVRILPKQPL, from the coding sequence GTGGGCGCTAACACCGACGCCGGCCAGGTCGATCGGTCGCGAGAGATCCGATCGTCGGTGGACGATGCGGCCGCGGCCGACAGCCACCTGTTCGCCGAGGATCTCGAGGTCGGGTATTCGAGCGGCGAGGAACCGGTCGTGACCTGCGACCGGATCGACCTGCCGCGGGGGGAGATCACAGCCCTCGTCGGCCCCAACGGGAGCGGGAAGAGCACGCTGCTGAAGTCCCTCTCGAACCACCTCGACCCGTCGGCCGGATCGGTCGTGCTCGACGGGGCGTCGATCCACGAATACGACCAGAAGGAACTCGCACAGGAACTGGGCTTCCTCTCCCAGGAGCACGCCTCGCCCGAGAGCATCAGCGTCGAGGAGCTGATATACCACGGTCGCTACCCGCACCGCGGGTTCTTCGAGTCCGTCTCCGAGGACGACCGGGCGGCGGTCGAGCGCGCCATCGACCTCACCGGGATCGATCACCTGCGCGACCAGCACGTCGGGAGCCTCAGCGGCGGCCAGAAACAGCTCGTCTGGATCGCGATGGTCCTCGCCCAGGAGACGGACGTCCTCCTGCTCGACGAGCCGACGACGTTCCTGGACCTGCACCACCAGTTGCAGGTTCTGGAAGTGATCCGGTCGCTGAACGAGCGGGAGGACGTGACCGTCGGCGTCGTCCTCCACGACATCGAACAGGCCGCCCGCTTCGCGGACTACGTCGTCGCGCTGGAGGACGGGAGCGTCTACGACTGGGGCCCGCCGCGGGAGGTCGTCACCGAGGAACTGCTCGCGGACGTGTTCGACGTCGACGCCGCCGTGACCACCGACGCCGACGTCCGGATCCTCCCGAAACAACCCCTCTGA
- a CDS encoding FecCD family ABC transporter permease, with protein MGTSDRVASAGESRVGGAWVTRSLVGFCLACTLVTAVAALLQVRYGSYPMTWSETITAVFDRNVLLDPAVWNAFLLDGDLPELDTRSLVVWTIRMPRVIVAILAGAALAVSGAIFQAVTRNELASPFVLGVSSGAGFAVLLTLVVFSGLAPFLPFVAVLGGATAFLLVYAIAWKGGTSPLRLVLAGVVVNMIFHSLQRGLYFFADDIGTVQSAMAWITGSLTGVGWAQVRIALLPTVASVALALIAARQLNVLLLGETTARSLGMRVERVRLLLSGVGILAASAAIAVAGIVGFFGLVVPHVVRNVVGTDYRQLMVGCLFAGPALMVAADVGARLALQPAQIPVGVVTGLLGGPYFLYLMRRRDSMGEL; from the coding sequence ATGGGAACGTCGGATCGCGTCGCATCTGCTGGGGAGAGCCGCGTGGGCGGTGCCTGGGTGACGCGCTCGCTCGTCGGGTTCTGTCTCGCCTGTACGCTCGTCACGGCCGTCGCGGCGCTGCTCCAGGTGCGCTACGGCTCCTACCCGATGACCTGGTCGGAGACGATCACCGCGGTGTTCGACCGGAACGTGCTCCTCGACCCCGCGGTCTGGAACGCCTTCCTGCTGGACGGGGACCTTCCAGAGCTAGACACCCGGAGCCTGGTCGTCTGGACCATCCGGATGCCCCGCGTGATCGTGGCGATTCTCGCGGGCGCGGCGCTCGCGGTCTCGGGAGCCATCTTCCAGGCGGTGACGCGGAACGAACTCGCGAGTCCCTTCGTCCTCGGCGTGAGTTCCGGCGCGGGCTTCGCCGTCCTCCTGACCCTCGTGGTCTTCAGCGGCCTCGCGCCCTTCCTCCCGTTCGTCGCCGTGCTGGGCGGGGCGACCGCGTTCCTGCTCGTCTACGCGATCGCCTGGAAAGGGGGCACGAGCCCGCTTCGGCTCGTCCTCGCGGGCGTCGTCGTCAACATGATCTTCCACTCCCTGCAGCGCGGACTGTACTTCTTCGCCGACGACATCGGCACCGTCCAGTCGGCGATGGCGTGGATCACCGGGTCACTCACCGGCGTGGGGTGGGCACAGGTCCGGATCGCGCTGCTCCCGACCGTCGCCTCGGTCGCGCTGGCGCTGATCGCCGCCCGCCAGTTGAACGTCCTGTTGCTCGGGGAGACGACCGCGCGGTCGCTCGGGATGCGCGTCGAGCGCGTCCGACTCCTCCTCTCGGGCGTGGGCATCCTCGCGGCCAGCGCCGCGATCGCCGTGGCGGGGATCGTGGGCTTCTTCGGCCTCGTCGTCCCGCACGTCGTCCGCAACGTCGTCGGCACCGACTACCGCCAGCTGATGGTCGGCTGTCTGTTCGCCGGGCCGGCGCTGATGGTCGCCGCCGACGTCGGCGCCCGCCTCGCGCTCCAGCCCGCACAGATCCCCGTCGGCGTCGTCACCGGCCTGCTCGGCGGGCCCTACTTCCTCTACCTGATGCGCCGACGCGATTCGATGGGGGAGCTGTGA
- a CDS encoding ABC transporter substrate-binding protein: MASDTQTRRTVLQTSAAIAGGGLLPGCTAFDDEESVETDPYTVSMEPVGEVEFDGVPETWVANNGSWADMAVALGVDPPEGVYLTSRYHTQYYDDIPGVSVDESDMVALWEGELDQEEFLAMGEDADVFVMDPNFIVSRSDNWNQEKIDEVEAAGTPFFGNSIFSRGYDFHEDYRYYTLYEAFEKLSQVFQREDRYEAFASLHEEFQAEVEDVVPAESERPSVAILWPQPVDEPERFSPYLIGDGTSFKQWRDLGVEDALATTDVKDFHENRGRIDYETLLQVDPDVLLIRGNEAKTAAEFRDIVVSFMENHDTASQLRAVESGDVYRGGSLYQGPITNMVLTERAAGQLYDVDRELFDRQAVSDVVNGDF, from the coding sequence ATGGCAAGCGACACGCAGACGAGACGGACGGTACTCCAGACGAGCGCGGCGATCGCCGGGGGCGGTCTGCTCCCCGGCTGTACAGCGTTCGACGACGAGGAATCCGTGGAGACCGACCCCTATACGGTCTCCATGGAGCCGGTGGGTGAGGTGGAGTTCGACGGCGTGCCCGAGACGTGGGTCGCCAACAACGGCAGCTGGGCCGACATGGCCGTCGCGCTCGGCGTCGATCCGCCGGAAGGAGTCTACCTCACCTCGCGGTATCACACCCAGTACTACGACGACATCCCGGGCGTCAGCGTCGACGAGAGCGACATGGTCGCCCTCTGGGAGGGCGAACTCGACCAGGAGGAGTTCCTGGCCATGGGCGAGGACGCCGACGTGTTCGTGATGGACCCGAACTTCATCGTCAGCCGGAGCGACAACTGGAACCAGGAGAAGATCGACGAAGTCGAGGCCGCGGGGACGCCCTTCTTCGGGAACAGCATCTTCTCGCGGGGCTACGACTTCCACGAGGACTACCGCTACTACACTCTCTACGAGGCCTTCGAGAAGCTCTCGCAGGTCTTCCAGCGCGAGGACCGCTACGAGGCGTTCGCCTCGCTGCACGAGGAGTTCCAGGCCGAGGTCGAGGACGTCGTGCCAGCCGAGAGCGAGCGACCGTCGGTCGCCATTCTCTGGCCCCAGCCGGTCGACGAGCCAGAGCGGTTCTCGCCCTACCTGATCGGCGACGGGACCAGTTTCAAGCAGTGGCGCGACCTCGGCGTCGAGGACGCCCTCGCCACGACCGACGTGAAGGACTTCCACGAGAACCGCGGTCGCATCGACTACGAGACGCTCCTGCAGGTCGACCCCGACGTCCTGCTGATTCGCGGAAACGAGGCCAAGACCGCCGCCGAGTTCCGGGACATCGTCGTCTCGTTCATGGAGAACCACGACACCGCGAGTCAGCTGCGTGCGGTCGAGAGCGGCGACGTCTACCGCGGCGGCTCGCTCTACCAGGGCCCGATCACGAACATGGTGCTGACCGAACGCGCCGCAGGGCAACTCTACGACGTGGATCGCGAGCTGTTCGACCGGCAGGCCGTCAGCGACGTCGTGAACGGCGACTTCTAG
- a CDS encoding thiolase C-terminal domain-containing protein: MEREVAIIGGSMTKFGQRDAWIRELLSQAGEACLEDAGVHPDDVEHVYVSNMASGEFEGQTGVMNALAHDLGLMPAYTKRIDQTSSSGGAGIYGAWQSVASGVSDMTLLVGGEKMTHKGTGGATDIIASCTHPAEYKHGITLPSFAGLAARHYLERFDAPRDSLAKVAVKNHENGTRNPKAQFQKTITEEDALESPIIADPLRLYDFCPITDGSSALMFCPVEVAEEYADEYVVVSGVAGATDTHVVHERDDPTTMGGVVESGKEAYEMAGLGPEDIDVAELHDMFTILEFLQMEGLDFAPKGEAWQHVAEGRTEMDGELPINTSGGLKSKGHPLGASGVAQGYEIYEQLVGEAGDRQVEAETGLACNVGGFGNCVITTIMEAGQ, translated from the coding sequence ATGGAACGGGAGGTTGCAATCATCGGTGGGTCGATGACGAAGTTCGGCCAGCGCGACGCCTGGATCAGGGAGTTGCTCTCCCAGGCGGGCGAGGCGTGTCTCGAGGACGCGGGCGTCCACCCGGACGACGTCGAGCACGTCTACGTGTCGAACATGGCCAGCGGGGAGTTCGAGGGACAGACTGGCGTCATGAACGCTCTAGCACACGACCTGGGCCTCATGCCGGCGTACACGAAGCGGATCGACCAGACCAGTTCGAGCGGCGGGGCCGGCATATACGGCGCCTGGCAGTCCGTCGCCTCGGGCGTCAGCGACATGACCCTGCTCGTGGGCGGTGAGAAGATGACCCACAAGGGAACCGGCGGCGCGACCGACATCATCGCGTCGTGTACCCATCCGGCCGAGTACAAACACGGGATCACGCTCCCCTCTTTCGCCGGGTTGGCCGCGCGGCACTACCTCGAGCGGTTCGACGCGCCGCGGGACAGCCTGGCGAAGGTGGCGGTGAAGAACCACGAGAACGGCACCCGGAACCCGAAGGCGCAGTTCCAGAAGACGATCACGGAGGAAGACGCGCTGGAGAGTCCGATCATCGCAGACCCACTCCGACTGTACGACTTCTGCCCGATCACCGACGGCAGTTCGGCGCTCATGTTCTGCCCGGTCGAGGTCGCCGAGGAGTACGCCGACGAGTACGTCGTCGTCTCCGGCGTCGCCGGCGCGACCGACACCCACGTCGTCCACGAGCGCGACGACCCGACGACGATGGGCGGCGTCGTCGAATCGGGGAAAGAGGCCTACGAGATGGCCGGCCTCGGCCCCGAGGACATCGACGTGGCGGAACTGCACGACATGTTCACCATCCTCGAGTTCCTCCAGATGGAGGGCCTGGACTTCGCCCCGAAGGGCGAGGCCTGGCAGCACGTCGCGGAGGGGCGCACGGAGATGGACGGGGAACTCCCGATCAACACCTCCGGCGGGCTGAAGTCCAAGGGGCACCCGCTGGGGGCCAGCGGCGTCGCACAGGGCTACGAGATTTACGAGCAGCTGGTCGGCGAAGCCGGCGACCGCCAGGTCGAGGCCGAGACGGGCCTGGCCTGCAACGTCGGCGGGTTCGGCAACTGCGTCATCACCACGATCATGGAGGCTGGACAATGA
- a CDS encoding Zn-ribbon domain-containing OB-fold protein gives MTMEAMRCPNGHLAYPTHPRCPDCGEEPTETIDLSDRTGEVVTWTKSTATPPGVREPNVLAFVEFDVDGTPVRALGQVADNADVETGDTVEPVYVEELREPGVGLKPEDADQEWDGYRFRLSQ, from the coding sequence ATGACGATGGAAGCGATGCGCTGTCCGAACGGACACCTGGCGTACCCGACGCACCCGCGCTGTCCGGACTGCGGCGAGGAACCGACCGAGACGATCGACCTCAGCGACCGCACGGGCGAGGTCGTCACCTGGACCAAGAGCACGGCCACGCCGCCCGGCGTCCGCGAACCGAACGTGCTGGCGTTCGTCGAGTTCGACGTCGACGGCACGCCGGTCCGCGCGCTGGGCCAGGTCGCGGACAACGCCGACGTCGAGACCGGCGACACGGTCGAGCCGGTCTACGTCGAGGAACTACGTGAACCAGGCGTCGGGCTCAAGCCGGAGGATGCGGATCAGGAGTGGGACGGGTATCGCTTCCGGCTCTCTCAGTGA
- a CDS encoding HTH domain-containing protein yields MTRATRAELFCRDSVPMGAATEQSRVLGRLRSLAEAGVLADLTVRTWPDRVTTGDDLARCEFALCREFQAWADDRDVRLAPAFESHDCHNSYTNTRYTTTVLPVICLALYDEDDLLAVYPHSGPHGVRTVLDGISVLEAESEPIAAPRPASNRPPRV; encoded by the coding sequence ATGACCCGAGCCACGCGAGCGGAGCTCTTTTGCCGGGACTCCGTGCCGATGGGGGCCGCAACCGAACAGTCGCGGGTGCTGGGACGCCTGCGGTCGCTCGCCGAGGCGGGCGTGCTGGCGGACCTGACGGTCCGGACCTGGCCCGACCGGGTGACCACGGGGGACGACCTCGCGCGGTGCGAGTTCGCCCTCTGCCGGGAGTTCCAGGCCTGGGCCGACGACCGCGACGTCCGCCTCGCGCCGGCGTTCGAGAGCCACGACTGCCACAACAGCTATACGAACACTCGCTACACGACGACCGTCCTGCCGGTCATCTGTCTGGCGCTCTACGACGAGGACGACCTGCTCGCGGTCTACCCCCACTCCGGCCCGCACGGCGTCAGGACGGTGCTCGACGGTATCTCGGTTCTCGAAGCAGAGAGCGAGCCGATCGCTGCGCCGCGGCCGGCCAGTAACCGGCCGCCTCGCGTCTGA
- a CDS encoding HTH domain-containing protein, whose amino-acid sequence MPGNGSTEGTRIELFARSSLPEVAARRRDEVAGRLQRLADDGHVDDVAIHSWEKKVPLADASESDDRHDRFTAWAEETGVSLAPFFDVRSCYSMETGERGEWLVRPVLCLAVYREGDLDAIYPHSTGDGSRSVLDCLRAIEAARGRISGAVDADRSEPRDAVEVSD is encoded by the coding sequence ATGCCCGGGAACGGGAGTACTGAGGGGACGCGGATCGAACTGTTCGCCCGATCGTCGCTGCCCGAGGTCGCGGCGCGGCGTCGCGACGAGGTGGCCGGCCGATTACAGCGCCTGGCCGACGACGGGCACGTGGACGACGTGGCGATTCACTCCTGGGAGAAGAAAGTGCCGCTGGCGGACGCGAGCGAGTCCGACGACCGCCACGACCGTTTCACCGCCTGGGCCGAGGAGACCGGCGTCTCCCTCGCGCCCTTCTTCGACGTCCGGTCCTGTTACTCGATGGAGACCGGCGAGCGCGGCGAGTGGCTGGTCCGCCCGGTGCTCTGTCTCGCCGTCTACCGCGAGGGCGACCTCGACGCGATCTACCCGCACTCGACCGGCGACGGCTCACGGTCCGTGCTCGACTGCCTGCGCGCGATCGAGGCCGCCCGGGGCCGCATCTCCGGGGCGGTGGACGCGGACCGCTCCGAGCCGCGGGACGCCGTCGAAGTCTCCGACTGA